gaccagatgtttcgaaacactttagtcacgtgacctgggtttttcggatcatgctttggaacagtgtttcgaaacacttgcgcttcgggatctcgacacggtgtcgaaacatcagtttcacgtcagccatccctaatttcaccttcaacagtgcattaCATAATTAAAAGCTTTAAGGATTTTGGGAGAATTTAAAGGACAATCCAAGGAAAAGGATAATCCAGACTGAAACCAACAACAAGCcaaaaagccagggtctgtcatagtATAGGGTTGCGTCAGTGCCTCTggaaaaggtaacttgcacttttgtaatggcaccattaatgctgaaaagtacatggagattttggagcacaatatgctgccttctctTCCAGGGTCACCCAAGCATATTTcaacaaaaccacattctgcacacattacacagtcttggctgcggaggaagaggatacaggtacttgactagcctgcctgcagtcctgacctgtctccaatagagaatgtgtggtgcattttgaagcacaaaatgtgacaaTGAAGATTACATACTGTTGTCCACCTTAAGACatatttgcaggaagaatgggacaaaattacgtctgaaacacttcatcacttggtgtcttcagtctctAAATGTTGGTGTGAAACGAaatagcaacattacaaagtgttaaatgctttactgttttaataatttttttacgaAATGTGTTACAAGAACCAGAACTGGAAaacgtgtttatttaaaaaaaaaaaaaaaaaaaaaaaaaaaacaacaaaaaaatatatatttttaaataaaaaaatatataaataaaaaataaaaaataaatcacaagaaacacattaaataatgtttgttgcatTGACTGTtatgtcaaaaataaatttagaaatcactttttttttttttttacattttccataCTGAGATAGGAGCCATTCATTGGATAATTACCAAATGGATGATCATTATTCAGTTGGTAAAAAGTTACTTAAGCCTAACTGATGCAAAGTGAAGCTTGCCAATTCAGAAACAAACATATCAGAAAACACTTCCTGTGGTTGTGGAAAAGATGGTAATCGGTTTCAGTAGGGTCAAATTATTAACATGCATCAAGCAAGAATACATCTAAAGAGATTGCTGAAACTACTAAAATTGGGTTTGATGAAGAAATGTGGTTGAAACAAATCTTGACATTTGCTAAAATCAAACCATAACATAAACAAGAGTAGAACTCATGGCTATGCTTAATGGTGAAAGTTACAGCATTTCCACATGCACAATGTGAAGGGAACTCAAGGGATTGGGACAAAACAGCTGTGTAGCCTTCAAAAACCACTTATCTGTGAGGCTAACTGGGAAAAAAAGCCTTCAAATTGATAGGGAGCATAAAGATTGTACTCTGGAGCAATGGTGGAAGGTCATGTGGTGCGATGAGTCCAGATTTATCCTGTTTCAAAGTGATGGATGCATCAGGGTAAGAAGTGAAGCAGATGAAGTGATGCTCCCATCATGCCTAGTGCCTACTATAGAAGCCTGTTGGTGCAGCGATATGATCTGAAGATGCTGCATTTAGTCAGCTCTAGGTTCAGCAATCTTATGTGCCTAAATATGAGCTCAGCTGACTGCCTGAATATACTGAATTACCTGAATATTCCATCAATATAATTCTTCTACCCTGATGGCATGGGTATATTCCAAGACGGTGCCAGAATTTGTCAGGTTCAAAATGTGAAAGTGCTTCAGGGAGCACGAGGAATCATTTTTACACATGGATTGGCCACCACGGAGTCGAGATCTTAATCATATTAAGACCTACTCTACTACCAACCTACATATTAATACAAAATTCCAGAAAAAAAATTCCAGAGGCATACTGAAACGACACGGCAGATGCGTACCACTATCAAAGCTAAAGTCAGTCCAATAGCATATCAGAGTGTGAGACATTTTGTTTTGGACATGCAGTGTAGTTTACAGAGAGATAATGATGGTAATATTTACTAAAAGTTGTACTATAAATCTAATTGTATTCAAATGTTATCATTTTCAGATCCTCAAACCTATGCTTTTTGTctaaatgaaagcacagaatgaataaaaaagttttcagggttttgttgttgttgttgaaaatgGTGTAGATAAACACTCTTAAACTTGCTGCTGTCAACAGAAGAGAAACTTTAAGGCCTCTCTGCAGCTTTCCACCAGATTTATCAGAAAATTTATTCAGCCATTCCTAAATTCTAATCAAGCTACTTTATTACTGTGGTAACACTCTTTTCGTTCTTGGCTCAAAATGTGGCAATACTATCTGATTGATCAATTTACATGTCCGTTTAGTGATACTGGCAAGCTTTCTTTAAATCTCAGGTCATCTTTCATTAGTTACAGTGTTTGCTCCAATTCTGTCAAATCAGCTCAGTTTGGCCTTAATAGTAAACAATTCAGCCACTGTGAGATAGCCAGCTCTCAGCTCATCCATTTTTATTTGGAAAATGCTCACAGGCTGGTACTTTAAGTAAACATGGTCAATCACTTTTATTCCCTCCATATGGAACCAGCAATCAAGACAGACTGACTCACTTAATAAAGCTACGCAAACAGGAGTCAAGCTCTGAACTTGGGATGTCCAGCTCCGATTACGTGATTgaaaatcgggcccgatcatgcgatttcagactcgatcggaatatatatatatatatatatatatatatatttttttttaacacatctatagttatgcggtggcacagagttagacctctttcttgacacagaaacagcaatgcgtgcggcatgacatcactttgttgcagagacgctattggttgaatcctggcaaagtagaacatggaaacAGCTTGAAGCGAAAAGCACAAGTATGTCTGTGGTctagaggtattataaagttggcAAACATagtaaactgtgagatatgtacaCTTGGGATTGCCTTCCGGGTATTgtaagttgaggtgctgtttgtttttattagctttttttatacatttactgttgcactaaagtacAAAAGTGatgaatttatgttatttattacttgattgtttaagCAACCTTACAAAAGTGctttgtttgttaacagagttgttgaatgttgaaatgaagtgaaataaataaaaaataaggaacatgcTGGATCTGTTTTTTCGctcttctttcatttttttatgcattatagAAGTATTAGATTGggtttcggtagatactcaaaatcaaataactcggactcagactcgagggcaaaaaaacctgatcgagaCATCCCTGCTCTGAACATCCTTTATTCTAACTACTTATGAAACAAATATACTTGTGTGAGTGGCAGAAAGCAAAAACTATGAATAGTGCAAACACAAAAGAGCTTCCATGCAACTAGCTGACTCGTACTGTTATTTTCTCTGCACTTTTTTTTAGCTTGTGGATTCAATTCTGTCAGGAAAACAAGATTGCGACATGAGTAAGACAGGCAGAACAACAAAGCAAGGACGATAAAAAAGGAGGGGAAAAAAACGATGCACTTCCCACAGCAGTCTAACATGAacactcaaaaaaagaaagaaaaaacaaacatagaaTGAATCTGCCCACACAAatagtcagagagagagagagagtgagcgagCAAAGAGGAGAGGAAAGTAAGAGTGAGGTGGCTGCCTGTCAGTGCTCTTCAGCAAACTGTACAAGCTTCAATTGTTATGTAACCTATGATTTAACTCTCAAATCTAGAACTAAAATTAGAGATGATAATAGATTCCATCACAGGCAAATCTCAGCATGTGTTTATCCGGACGTTACACTTGATCAAACACCAATACATCAAATTCTGTTCACAATGCCTGAGCTGTAGCTCCACAAGTCCTTTGTGAGTAAATTATCCAATTTcctgaaattacatttttaacccaCAATGAATGAAAgcacacatgttttttttttaagtgtagcgTTGGAACATTTGATGAGAGAGCAAATGAAAAAAAGTTTAGTCTTGGTGCTTGTGCCCAGATTGGGGTTGAGTCCAAAAGCTAGTGCCCAGTACAGTGTAATCAagtgggcaaaataaataaaagattgatTTTAGCCCTGCTAAAGCCAGTTACTCTGACTGGGACGGCGGCCAAAGATTTTTCTGCAGGCCTATGACACTGGTTACAGACTTTATAGGATGAGAGGAGGGAGGAAAGCAAATGAGGCTGTTTGGTGCAAAAGCACTGTAAAAATTGAAGAGATACTTGAGGCACAGTTTGAGGCTCTTGGGAACAGCGATTCTCCACCAGGAGTGTGTGTACCcaaaaaaagcacatttataTGTTGTTGGTTAAACtttttatcaaaaaaaataaaagggattattaattaaataaatgatacattttttattcaaaatcaTAACAGAACAAAAGTAGCACTTAAAGCATCTGTACACACTAAATACATTGCTCACGGTCATTTTTTAACACGCCTATATTTATAGATTCAATTCtttgtcattttttgtttttagtttatttttaacttaattgatctgcattgttttacatgatctatctatctatctatctatctatctatctatctatctatctatctatctatctatctatcttgctCAGGATAAATAccatgagtacaccccattttgaaaattaatatttttatccatttcttagtgaatatgggtaatatatattggtgcatttgaacaaaaccgatttattaaacagatatattaaataaaacaatagtttagtcaccaaacatatttagaaattgaaaaataatacaattaaattcatgaaaaatattgccaaaaaaaaactacaacattaactaaattgtatatttttttgtttctcttgatttttgctatttttgaaaattatactaatattttttttaagtatttttgttagataagctccagatttggtttcagtactgactaaactaatgttgatgcacaaatatgatattgtaaagcatcctatagtaaatattaatttaaatgagagatttgtttaGTGTACTcatacatgctgagcactgtatctgtctatctatcattgtTCAGTTGTTTTGattcttcattttttattttataaagaaacaaacaatatAATTCTATAGTTTGGTTTTAACTAACTAAAGcttttatattaattcagttcTACCATAATTGATTTCATTGTTTTGTGAATCAAAGAAATTAACTGGCttggactgaaaaaaaaattctaatttgcaTTAAAACTCTTCATTTATACTTCATAATACATTTATACTAGGTTTGCTAGCAGAAACATTTACAGTCTCTGCAGTAACTGAAATCAGAGAACTGTTCTTGAGGGTTTTCTATGAGCTCACAGTGTTTTGGCAGTCTGGTGTCTCCAAATGGTGCCcattcatttttacagtgcataatttCAGATTTAACTGTTCCACATAACAGGCTGAGAACGAGAACGATTTAAATACCCTGCCAAAAGCACACACTGACACAGAGATTACATGCACATCACCTTGACTGCCTCTCCATGAGTGACTCGATCAAACACCACGTTGTTGACTTTCATGATCTGGTCTCCAACTCTCAGCCCCTCTCTCTCAGCGGACGACCCGGGCTCCACTAAGGACACATAGATGCCAACTCCATGCTCCGAGCCACCCCGAATGCTGAATCCCAGGCCTTCGTGACTCTTGCTCCGTTTCAGGGTCACCTGGCGGATTTCGCTCGGCGCCTCCAGCATGAGCGCGGGCGCTGTCCCTTCAGCAGAGGTGCTGAAAACAGAAGCCGGGCGCAGAGAGCCGTGACTGGGACCGGCCTGATCAGACTGAGGCGGAAAGTGCACCGAGGAAGCTCCTGCGTGCGCGTTCGTGCTGCTGAGGTCTTCCGAGCACTCATGTTTGACACTGGCCGCCAGCAGATCCGTTTTCAGATAAAGCCCTTCTGATGTGTACTGGTCGAACAGAAGCTGGTCCGAGCGGGGAATGACCAGGCGCAGCATGGGTAACAGTTGGCGCTTGTGGGGGGTGTTGAGAATGACTTTGAGAGTCTGCACGAGATCGAAGACATTGCGCTTGGCGTGGTAAACGTTGAGACAGTGGATAAACTGCTCCCTCTCGAAGTCGTTGAGCAGCACGTTGAGCGCGTTGTGCAACTTCTTGACGTTAACGGAGAGCGTGCGGCCACCGGAGCCCAGCGAGTTCGCGCCCGACTTGAGGGAAGCGCGCTCCAGATCCGTGCTCATTCTCAGACACCTCAAAACCACAGGGGGATTTCACATCAGGCATTAGGAACAGAGCATGGTCACTTTCTCTTTCTAAAAACAGAAATGCATCGCGATTCGTGCGTTAAACCCGTGGTGAGTCCAGCCATGCCGAGTCAAGTCTTCGTTTGCGAGCGAGCGCGCGCTCAAGATAACAGCACGAGAGACTAATTAGTGCAATACAGTTCCCAAACTTTTCGTTTTTAacgaaatttgttttaaaatcactttaaacgCTATTTAGAATAGGGAAAAGTCAACAGTTCTTTCCAGAGGCAAACAACAAACCCGAATTAAGTCCCACGAGGATTTGACGTCCTTAATAGTAGTGACTTTAATCCTTTAGATAACACGATGCACGCCGAGAACCGGGTGGTGAGAGGCGTCCTGCgcggagaaaaaagaaaaacaaatggctTGAAGTTTGGCAGGGGCGCTAGGAGAAGGAGCGCGCGTGGTCAGTGCGTCTCGCTCGGATTTCTTGTCGCTACTACTGAGTCCGTAGTGAGATACCAACACAGGCGCTCTGGAGGAAATGACGCACGCGCGAGGCGCCTCTGTTGCTTAGGAACAAACAACTGTGAGGAACGCATTTGGACGAACTAAAACCACATCCTTCCTGCGCGTGagctatttttaatgttcaaGGCCCGCCGGGCTATTGACGTTAATCAATTGAAAAATAAGCCGTTTGGCAAAGATCATTGCGCATTTGGGGACATAACGTAAAAGTTTGCAATGGTAAGTGTTTCTCATTGGAAAACACTGTGGACGGCTCAGCCACTTAATCTTAACTTTTTATACTTACAGCTAGGGCTAAACATAAAACCAGAAAGGAAAATCTGTGCATTATTACTCTCTTTGTAAAACTCAAAAATTACAAACTAGCCAACAGCATGAATGTTGATTTGTATGAGTTGTAATGAACCATTACTTTTTAGATTAGCATAAAGTGTctgctcaaaaataaaaacacctgGCCTTGCAGCAAGTTTAACACGTGTGGACCCAAATGTTGGACACAATTGTTAGATATTTAGGCATTACCAAGTCTGCAccaaaaggaatagttcactcaaaacagaAAATATGTGTACTCTTTCCTCttaataaaaatactacaaaatgacAGCAACAAGAAtagcagttaagaaagcatctgaatATATCTGATTAGCAATATGGGATTGCAAACATCATATGGATCATCTGagactataaaatatatacacttaccggtcactttattaggtacaccttactagtaatccttcatggcagagattcaacaaggtactggaaatattcctgagatgttggtccatattgacatgatagcatcacgcagttgctgcagatttgtcggttgcacatcAATGACATGAATCTCCTGTTCtgccacatcctaaaggtgctctattggattgagctctggtgattgtggaggccatttgagtacagtgaactcattgtcatgtttaagaaaccagtctgaggtaattcacactttatgatatggtgttatcctgctggaagtagccatcagaagatgggtacactgtggtcataaagacatggacatggtcagcaacaatactcaggtaggctgtgatgttgcctttctatcagctagagtctggccattctcctctgaccactggcatcaacaaggcattactGCCGCTCattaaatattttctctttttcggaccattctctgtaaaccctagagatggttgtgcgagaaaatcccgtttggcaccaacaatcatgccacgttcaaagtcacgttctccattctgatgctcagtttgcactgcaacagatcgtcttaccatatctacatgcctaaatgcactgagttgctgacatgtgattggctgattagagattTGTGTTAAtgggcagttggacaggtgtacctaataaagtggccggtgagtgtagatctAGCCATATTACGCTACACTTTGAATTAAACTTTGACATAAATTGGACTTTGTGTTACGCATAATATCCCAAGGTCTTCTCAAAAAAAGTCTACACAGGCTTTCATAGACAACATTGGAAATCAGTAAGAGTCTCATTTGTTTAAGTATCTTTACAAGCTGtgacaaaataataaatgcacaCATTTTTTTCCACACAGCCTCTTATATCATGAAAGTTGCTGGATTGTGTTGCTAAGGGCAGCGGTGGAACATCCAATTTAGAGATCAAAAATATTCAACCTCCCAATGctaaaactgaccaatcagaacgaAGCATTCCAGACCGCAGTTAAATGGAGGAAAAACACTCAACAGTAGTGACCCAAATAATTTTTTAGTCACGACTAATACAAGACAAACTTGATTCCGACTGACAATTTCATTCCTTTCCACCAGTGCAGATGAAATGTTAGAAGCTTGAACATTTCAATCTCTCCGCTGACGTCTTAAGTTAGGAAGAGGAAGCTGTTTTGAACAGATTTACAAAATGAGGGCAGTGTTTGgtcgcatgcatgtgtgtgtgcttcattTAGGAGTGCTCCATTTATACCTGAAGCTCTCTAATCCTGTGTGTCTGTACAAAGAGAGAGATATCATATCAACTCAACTCTGCTCAAATCTGGTTGGTGTTGTGAGAATTCAATTCTGTGCATCCTGTAATGCATCTGTTGGGAAAAGCAGCACAATTCACTCTTGTGAATCATGTGATCCATGAATTGTTTTGtataaacaataacaattgtCCTCATGTTATACTGATTCAGCCAATGTGTGATGTACCAAAGGCAACCAGCAGGGCTTTAGGCTGCACTGTTGTGCTCGGTTAAAACACACGTGTCATCCTCTAAGCTCATAAAGAGGTATTAGAAAGGCCTGTCAGCCGACGTC
This Danio aesculapii chromosome 5, fDanAes4.1, whole genome shotgun sequence DNA region includes the following protein-coding sequences:
- the LOC130228495 gene encoding whirlin-like, whose protein sequence is MSTDLERASLKSGANSLGSGGRTLSVNVKKLHNALNVLLNDFEREQFIHCLNVYHAKRNVFDLVQTLKVILNTPHKRQLLPMLRLVIPRSDQLLFDQYTSEGLYLKTDLLAASVKHECSEDLSSTNAHAGASSVHFPPQSDQAGPSHGSLRPASVFSTSAEGTAPALMLEAPSEIRQVTLKRSKSHEGLGFSIRGGSEHGVGIYVSLVEPGSSAEREGLRVGDQIMKVNNVVFDRVTHGEAVKVMCM